A stretch of DNA from Methanoplanus endosymbiosus:
GCCCGATATTATAGACTCTGCTCTCATGCGTCCGGGAAGATTTGACTTTGTACTGGAACTGCCTCTGCCGGACGAAGATGCAAGAACTGAAATTCTAACAATACACCTTAAGAATAAGCCTTTAGCCGGCAATATATCTATTAATTCTCTGGCCGGCCGGACAGAAGGATTTTCAGGTGCAGAACTGGAGTTCATATGCAAAAATGCTGCTCACCTTGCAATTAAAGAATTTGCAGGCGGTGATGATGAATTGGACAATCTAATAATCCGGGAATCTCATTTAGACTCTGCATTAAGCGAGATAAGAAAATAATTCATTCCTTTTTTTAAAACAGATTCTGAAATACCAATTAAGATATATCTCCTCGAAGAGCATTTCATTCTATGGGGCCGTCATTTAGGAGAAAAATCAGCTAATGAATGTTTGACAACGTTCAGATGGTCTCTGTAAATAAGGAGTGAATAAATAATGGTAGAAAAAATGAATTCATCCTCAAGCCTTGTGGATGTTGTGGACAGAATCCTTGACAAGGGAGTTGTAGTTGATGCATGGGTTCGCGTATCCCTTGTAGGAATTGAACTGATAGCTGTTGAAGCCCGTGTGGTAATATCATCAGTTGAAACATGGATTAAATATGGAGAGGCAGTAGGGCTTCTTGCCGAGGAAGTTGCGGCATAGGCCCAACTTCCCATATTTATGAGAGATTACTAATGACTATTTTTGAGGATATGGCTCTTTTGCGTGGGGAAATTAATCTTGAATCAGAATACAGACGTGAACTGGCCATCAACAGAAAAGAAGAAGCAGAGATCAGAAAAGAAGAAGCAGAGAACAGAAGGAAAGAGACTAAACTAATGATCTCCGGAATTTCGGCTGAAAGGAAGGAGAAAGGAGAGGCACTAAAAGAAGAGATGGTTCAGGTAAAAAAACGGTTAAAGAGTGATGTAAAAGAGTCCAGGGACAGAACGGAAAATCTTATTGAATGTTTTAACTCTGAAAGGAAGGAGAAAGGAGAAGCACTAAAAGAAGAGATGACTCAGGTAAAAAAACGTTTAAAGGGTGATGTAAAAGAGTCCAGGGACAGAACGGAAAATCTCATTGAATGTTTCACCTCTGAAAGAAAGGAAAACAGAAAAATTATGATGAAAACTCTAAAAGAGGACTTGTCTGACTTAAGGAATAACATCAGAAATTTTGAAAAAGAGACAAGAGAGATGATAAAAGGGGTTTCGGATAACAGGAAGGATGAAACCGAAATATTAAGAACAAATCTTAAAAACGAGAAAATTCAGCTCAAAAAAGAGGCTGCAGAAGAGAGAAAATCAATCCGGGAAAATCGCATCAGCATTTCAAAAGCATTGATGGAAGACATCTCAGAGAGATTAAAAGATATATCGGTATCAAACTCAGAGCTAAAAGATTACACTCATAAACTGTTAAATGACGCTAAAACTGAACTGGATGGTTATAATAACGAAAGAAGCCGGATGCATAATGCCTGGATAAAAAATACAGCATATGACATTTCAGAAGATTCAACAGACATTCAGTACAGCCACGGTGGAGAGACCGGCCCTCCGGAAGTAAAAATTCAGGCAGAAATCGCCGTACAGGAGATTAACATTCCTGAGCCAAAAACAGCTTCAGATACTAAAGATCCAAAGAATGTGACAGTTGATGAAGCCGAACTATCAGATGATGAGATGAGCAGTTTAGACTCCGAAGAAATTCATGAAAGCGAATTTGAGAATTTAACCGGAAAAATATACGATGCAATTCAGAATTCAGGCAACGGAGTTTCTCTGAGAGATATTGGAGATAAACTCGATATTGAATGGAGGAAACTGATCCGCCCTGCAAAGAAACTGCTTGACGAAGAGTCGATTAAAAAAATAGATGTCAATTACTTTCCTGCCTGAGCAGGAGATTAATTTTAAGCCAAAACGGACAGGATGATAATATCCTGCCCAATTTCTGATTTTGAGGGGAAAGCTGATTATAATGGTTTCAAAAACAACAACAGGAAAAGAGAAAGTCACAGTCATCAATCCCAGGCAGACAAAAGGTTTTGTTCATACAGAAGCTATAAATTTACTGGCAAAAAGGGGACTGAGATATCTTAATGCAGGCTACCCAATACATTATTCCGGGCCGACAGGGTGCGGAAAAACAACCCTTGCCATGCATGTCGCATCCCTGCTCAATCGTCCGGTCATTCTTATAAATGGTGATGACGAATACAGCACATCGTCATTTATAGGAGGGGAGCAGGGTTATCGTAAGCATATGGTTGTGGATAAGTTTGTATCAAGAGTTACAAAAGTTGACGAATCATACAAAAAACAATGGGTCGATGAAAGACTTACAGCAGCATGCAGGTATGGATTCACACTGATCTACAACGAATTTACACGATCAAGGCCGGAGGCAAATAATATACTTCTCTCGGTTCTTGAAGAGAGAGTACTTCCAATACCGGGGATGGCAAGCCGTACAAACAGCAGCAGTTTTTTAAAAGTTCATCCTGACTTTTCAGCCATTTTTACGAGCAATCCTGAAGAATACGCCGGAGTTTACCGCTCACAGGATGCCCTCATTGACAGAATGATAACTCTGGATATGGATTATTACGACAAAGAGACAGAAATTGCGATAGTAATGGCAAAATCCGGCCAGTCATATCATGATGCAGACATAATTGTAAAAATTATAAGAAAACTCAGGGATTCTGATTTATGTGAATTTCCGCCAACATTGCGGTCATCAATAGTTATAGCAAAGACAACCTCAGGCGTTAACGATGAATCATTCAGAGAAGTATGCCTTGATGTTCTTTCACGAAAAATCGGTCTTGATAATGAAAACGGACTGAAACCTGAAATTGTCATTGATGACATTTTTAATGACATATTTAAGGAAGAAAAAACTGTGCCGGATTTAAGGTGAACAGGTATGTGCACAAGAGTAAAATCAAGCCTTGATATTATCAGGAAAAATGGAGTGAACTGCAGGACGAAATACAGAGAAAAACGGGTAAAGGATGAAATTGTAGAGAAATTCGGGGAAATTACAATTCCTGAGAAACAATACAGAAAAATAATGAGACAGGATGCAAACCACAAAAAAAAGATGGAAAAGATGCAGAAATCCCTTATGAAGGCATTTCAGCAGAAGGAAAAGGCACGCCTGATTCAGAAATTAAGGAATGAAAAAATCCCAAAAACAGAATCTTCAGCAGATAAATTAAAATCTGAGAAAAAAGGAACGAATTCTCTAAAAGAATCAGATGAAACAGGTGTTTTTGATGAGATCGAGATTGGATACTGAAGAGAAGAATGACAGTGGCATGTCATCTGAGAGAAGGTCAGATAAGAGATCAGGCCGGAAAAAAACAGCCGGAACTTTTGGAAACTCTATGAGGCATTCATCCAAAAAATCACCAAAAAGTGCCTCATACAGATATGTTTACTGTATAATACCCTCAGAATCTGCCGGAAATCTGCCGGAGATAACCGGCATTGACGATACTGAAATCAAAGCACTGTCACGCAAAAAAGTCTGTGCTGTAGTTTCTGAAACAAAAGATAAGAAACATGAGATTCTTGACAACGGAGTGATGCACCAGTCAGTGGTTGAGGAAGTTTTGAAATATTCACCCCTGATCCCTATGGGATTTGGACAGATCTCATCAGAAGTGTCCATATTATCATTTCTGGAGAAGAACAGCTACCGCCTCGGTCTTCTGATGCAGCAGTACTCCGGAAAGAGAGAACTTGTCTTAAAGGCATCATGGAAGATGGATCAGGTTTTAAAGGACCTGTGTGATTCTGATGACCAGATAAGAATAATGCATAACCATCTGAACCGGAAGGATGACCTTAAAAATCACAGGATGAAGATTAAAATAGGACAGAAGGTATCAGATTCCATAGATAGAAGAAGTGACAGTACAGGAAACGAATTTCTGAAAAAATTAAAACCCTTCTCTGACAGAGTAAAAATTAATAAAAACCTCAACAATGATATGTTTTTAAATGCAGCATTTCTTGTGGACAAAGTTTATGAAGAAAATTTTGATCTGGCAGTCAATGATCTTGAAGATAAATACTCAGAAACCGTCAGTTTAAACTATACTGTGTCAGCACCATATGATTTTATAAACCTAAGACTATGAATATCTTACAGATTATGGAGGTATTATTATTGTATTAATTGTTGATGACATCCTTAAAATTCCGTTTACAATTGGCATGAAAGTCTTAGAAGAGATATCAGCACAGGTGGATGATGAGCTGCTCTTATCTGAAGAGTCCATCAGAAAGAAGATAATTGAAATACGCCTTGAGTATGAGAACGGAAATATTAATCAGGAAGATTACAGTCAGATAAACAGAGACCTAAGAGAACGCCTTGCAGCTGCAATGCAGGACTGAGAATATGAAACTAAACCAGATTATTGAGAATGCCAAAATAAACACCTCAGAATTTACGGGCATGCCCATAAACTCACTTACAGGTATGACCAGAGATCCGGAGACGAAAAATCTCAGACTTGAGATCGAACTTCTTGAGAAGAGAGGCATACCCGACTCAATGGATCTTTTAGGCATTTACGAAGTTCTTGTAGATGAAGAAGGGGACATATGTGAACTGTCAAGAACAGGAATGAGAAAGAGAGGGGATACGTCAATAGAACAGATTGAGGAATATTAAGTGAGCAAATCTGTGGAAGTGAAAACAAATGCTTGAAGCACAAAGGAGCAATTCTCCGGCATCACTTGTTGATGTAATTGACCGGATTCTTGACAAAGGTCTGATCATTAATGCTGACATCACTGTATCCATTGCCGGAATAGAACTGCTTGGAATTAGTCTCAGGGCATCGGTTGCATCATTTGAAACGGCAGCAAAGTACGGCCTCAGCTTTCCGGCCGGGACAGATTTTAATAAACCTGCATGGGATAATGCAATCGTTGAAAAAGAGACATGCCCACAATGCGGTAAAACTGTTCCTGTCGAGGAGTTACTAAATGAGAGCTGTCCCTGGTGCGGCTGGGTAAGTGCGAAGGCAAACGGCAGGAATATGCTTGATGATGGAAGCAGAGCGTGAAAGCAAAGCAACTCTTGTAGATCTGCTTGACCGGATTCTTGATAAGGGTGTGATAGTAAATGCCGATGCAATAGTTTCACTGGCCGGCATTCCACTGATTGCAATTCAGTTAAATGCACTTGTGGCAAGTGTTGAGACAATGCTTTCATACGGCATGTGGCATGACTGGGACTCGGCCATCCGTGCCTCAGCAAGAGAAAATCACAGACAGAACGCCGGATTACTACCTTTTTCACAGAATGATGATGAGATATTAATCTCAGAATTTCCCGGTTCATACTGGTATAGTAACGGAATCTCAGGTACATGGAAGAGCGGAAAAATCCGCCTGACTGATAAGAGAATACTTCACTACAGGGCCAGACCTCCGGAAATGTTTATGGACATAAAACATGAGGACATCATATCAGTCAGAATTAATGAGGAAGCTGACAGAGGCAATATAAATGCACGGCATATTGATATCAGGCTTAAAAACGGGAGAACTGTGAATATTATCGCATCCGAAATAATGCTTAAAAAAGGCTTTTCAGATCTGACAACTACCCCGGACTGAGTCACGGATATATGAACAACCATCGCACTGCTGCTTCAGTGCGTGCATTTGGTATAAAACATCATTGTGGCCTTTCTCCGGTTGTGCAGTCCGGCCGATAATACGCTATCATTCACAATAAATACGCTTTCGCAGGAGATGACCTCTCCCACTATAAAATAACGGGGATTTGAAAGCTCCCGGTCCTGAAATGCCGGCACAGAAAGATGTTGCCGCCAAAGATATGAAAGGCAGTGGTTATTATCCGGAAGATCTCCATGACCGGAAAAACAGAAAAGAGAAGAAGATATGGCAGGCAATGGACTTCTAAAACAGGATTTTGAGAGAATAATTCAGGATTCACAGACTAAACTGATTATTTTTGGCGGAAAAGGAGGGGTTGGAAAGACAACCTGTGCCTCCGCAGCATCAGTTAATCTGGCAGAGAAGAAAAAGAAAGTTCTGCTGATATCTTCTGATCCTGCTTCGTCAGTATCTGATATATTTCAAAGAGAGATCGGCGGTGAAATTACAGAGATCAATGAATATTTAAGTGCTGTTGAGATTAAACCGGAACAGTTTTCAGAAGAGTTCCAGAGCACCTATGGTGATCTCTTCTATAAAATAATATCATCCATAATTCCGGTGAAAAAAAGTGATACAGAGATAATTCCGGACGAGATAGCACCCGGAGTTGAAGAGCTGTTTCTTCTGGCATATATCATGAATATGCTTTCTGAGGATTATGATGCAATAGTCCTTGATACCGCACCAACCGGTCATACCATGCGTCTTCTTCATCTTCCTGATCAGATTGGAAAGTACGCAAAGGCCGGAATTACCCTTAATTCTAAAATATCGGGTAAAATTGACACCATAAAAGTCTGGTTTGACATGGATACATCTGAGGATATTCTCAAAAATACTTTGAATGAACTTCTGTCATCAGTTGAGTCTATAAAGAATGTGCTTATAAATCCGGACATTACAGAATTTATTCCTGTTATGATCCCCGAATTTCTCTCAGTCTCTGAAACAGTGAGACTTATTAATGAACTGGATCTGAATAAAATACAGGTTAAAAGGCTGATCATTAATGGCATCACTCCTCAAAACAACTGCATCTTCTGCGGTAAAAGAAGAAAAATGCAGAAGAAGTACATTGATGAGACAATAGATAAATGCGGGTCAAAAATGCAGATAATAACCGCACCATTATTTCCGGAAGAGATTGCAGGTATAAATTCAGTGGCAAAGTTTGCATCCGAAATTTTTCCGGGAGATGAATCTGCCATTGATCTGCTGCAGTGACAGAATTAAATGAATATTGTACAGGTTAATTTCCGGATTATAAACCGGTCACAGAGATTATCAGATGATGACCGGAGATGATGGAAAATGAGTATTATGAACAGATGGAGATTCAGAAAAAAAGCTTTCAGAAAGAGGAGTTACCCGGATAATATCATGAAGATATCTCCGGATGTGAAGACACACAGTAAAACTGAGGAGATTTCCCCGGTTAATATAATACCGGGGCTTGAATGTGAGGGTACAGAGATCGGAATCGCTGAAGTTGAAAAGAAGAAGACAGTATATATCAGGTTGTGGCTTAAGAAAGAATTCTAAGCAGTAAACATAATATAACTGATTTGATGTCAGTCATCAGCACGGATTATTATGCGATGTATCAATAATTAATAAAAGTAACATCTGACCGATTATCATCCGAAATTTACCAGTAAAAGTTTAGAGGGTTAAAAATGAGAACTACTGCAAAAAAAAGGATAAATACAGCACGTTACAAGTATGTATTCTGTATTATTGCGAACCG
This window harbors:
- the gvpA gene encoding gas vesicle structural protein GvpA, whose product is MVEKMNSSSSLVDVVDRILDKGVVVDAWVRVSLVGIELIAVEARVVISSVETWIKYGEAVGLLAEEVAA
- the gvpN gene encoding gas vesicle protein GvpN; this translates as MVSKTTTGKEKVTVINPRQTKGFVHTEAINLLAKRGLRYLNAGYPIHYSGPTGCGKTTLAMHVASLLNRPVILINGDDEYSTSSFIGGEQGYRKHMVVDKFVSRVTKVDESYKKQWVDERLTAACRYGFTLIYNEFTRSRPEANNILLSVLEERVLPIPGMASRTNSSSFLKVHPDFSAIFTSNPEEYAGVYRSQDALIDRMITLDMDYYDKETEIAIVMAKSGQSYHDADIIVKIIRKLRDSDLCEFPPTLRSSIVIAKTTSGVNDESFREVCLDVLSRKIGLDNENGLKPEIVIDDIFNDIFKEEKTVPDLR
- a CDS encoding GvpL/GvpF family gas vesicle protein, with amino-acid sequence MRSRLDTEEKNDSGMSSERRSDKRSGRKKTAGTFGNSMRHSSKKSPKSASYRYVYCIIPSESAGNLPEITGIDDTEIKALSRKKVCAVVSETKDKKHEILDNGVMHQSVVEEVLKYSPLIPMGFGQISSEVSILSFLEKNSYRLGLLMQQYSGKRELVLKASWKMDQVLKDLCDSDDQIRIMHNHLNRKDDLKNHRMKIKIGQKVSDSIDRRSDSTGNEFLKKLKPFSDRVKINKNLNNDMFLNAAFLVDKVYEENFDLAVNDLEDKYSETVSLNYTVSAPYDFINLRL
- the gvpO gene encoding gas vesicle protein; translation: MKLNQIIENAKINTSEFTGMPINSLTGMTRDPETKNLRLEIELLEKRGIPDSMDLLGIYEVLVDEEGDICELSRTGMRKRGDTSIEQIEEY
- a CDS encoding ArsA family ATPase, whose amino-acid sequence is MAGNGLLKQDFERIIQDSQTKLIIFGGKGGVGKTTCASAASVNLAEKKKKVLLISSDPASSVSDIFQREIGGEITEINEYLSAVEIKPEQFSEEFQSTYGDLFYKIISSIIPVKKSDTEIIPDEIAPGVEELFLLAYIMNMLSEDYDAIVLDTAPTGHTMRLLHLPDQIGKYAKAGITLNSKISGKIDTIKVWFDMDTSEDILKNTLNELLSSVESIKNVLINPDITEFIPVMIPEFLSVSETVRLINELDLNKIQVKRLIINGITPQNNCIFCGKRRKMQKKYIDETIDKCGSKMQIITAPLFPEEIAGINSVAKFASEIFPGDESAIDLLQ
- a CDS encoding gas vesicle protein, with translation MLEAQRSNSPASLVDVIDRILDKGLIINADITVSIAGIELLGISLRASVASFETAAKYGLSFPAGTDFNKPAWDNAIVEKETCPQCGKTVPVEELLNESCPWCGWVSAKANGRNMLDDGSRA
- a CDS encoding gas vesicle protein → MMEAERESKATLVDLLDRILDKGVIVNADAIVSLAGIPLIAIQLNALVASVETMLSYGMWHDWDSAIRASARENHRQNAGLLPFSQNDDEILISEFPGSYWYSNGISGTWKSGKIRLTDKRILHYRARPPEMFMDIKHEDIISVRINEEADRGNINARHIDIRLKNGRTVNIIASEIMLKKGFSDLTTTPD